In one Alphaproteobacteria bacterium genomic region, the following are encoded:
- a CDS encoding TRAP transporter substrate-binding protein: MSILKSWARGALLSTIAFAGVQTAAAEELRVGMITPPSHKWTITANEVAAEVKEKTDGRIDMLIFPSGQLGNEALMLQQLQTGALDVAFLTLGEFANRDPNYGIFLAPYIVQDVAGARALLKGKTATELLDGVSKFGVVGLGYGMAGMRQIVMRGAVDSVADLAGKKVRTIPFKPELDFWTTVGATPTPMPLPALYDAFANGQVDGMQIDFEGTWNTKYYEHAGAIMESNHMMFPMIAVASARRWASLSEEDRQTLDSVVKAHLDELVHSYAQIDADYLDKLKTTDVPVVKIDRAFFGDAVDDWYADWREKAPMLKQLEAEAAGL, from the coding sequence ATGTCCATATTGAAGTCCTGGGCGCGCGGCGCCCTGCTTTCCACCATCGCTTTCGCGGGCGTCCAGACCGCGGCGGCCGAGGAATTGCGCGTCGGCATGATCACCCCGCCGTCGCATAAATGGACGATCACGGCCAATGAAGTCGCGGCCGAGGTCAAGGAAAAGACCGACGGGCGGATCGACATGCTGATCTTCCCCAGCGGTCAGCTGGGCAATGAGGCGCTGATGCTGCAACAGCTTCAGACCGGGGCGCTGGACGTCGCCTTCCTGACCCTGGGCGAATTCGCCAACCGCGATCCGAATTACGGCATCTTCCTGGCCCCCTATATCGTCCAGGACGTGGCGGGCGCGCGGGCGCTGCTGAAGGGCAAGACGGCGACGGAACTGCTGGACGGCGTGTCCAAGTTCGGCGTGGTCGGCCTGGGCTACGGCATGGCGGGCATGCGCCAGATCGTGATGCGCGGCGCGGTCGACAGCGTTGCCGATCTGGCGGGCAAGAAGGTCCGCACCATCCCGTTCAAGCCGGAACTCGACTTCTGGACCACGGTCGGTGCTACCCCGACGCCGATGCCGCTGCCGGCGCTGTATGACGCCTTCGCCAACGGTCAGGTCGACGGCATGCAGATCGATTTCGAAGGCACCTGGAACACCAAGTATTACGAGCATGCGGGCGCCATCATGGAATCCAACCACATGATGTTCCCGATGATCGCCGTCGCCTCCGCCCGCCGCTGGGCCAGCCTGTCGGAAGAGGATCGCCAGACCCTCGACAGCGTGGTGAAGGCGCATCTGGACGAGCTGGTGCATTCCTATGCCCAGATCGACGCCGATTATCTGGACAAGCTCAAGACGACCGATGTCCCGGTCGTTAAGATCGACCGTGCCTTCTTCGGCGATGCGGTCGACGATTGGTATGCGGATTGGCGCGAAAAGGCGCCGATGTTGAAGCAGCTCGAAGCGGAAGCGGCGGGCCTGTAA
- a CDS encoding VOC family protein produces the protein MTVHYRDLRYIRLAVDDLARAEGFAGDVLGLQASGRQDGIAWFRSDSRAYSLCLSDRADSAVALSVADRTMLDAVGARLQAAGVAVTELSDDDCAARWIKAGLTCTAPNGVPVEIVMRPLESGWRYHGPRDAGITGLQAVSLACTDIAANEDFWTGAVGLTVSDWAGDACYLRLGDRHHDIVLYPSERDGIFAVDFAVEGINNVMQNFYHLQARQYPIVQGPGRRPASNAVFVVTRGPGGVLFGYGAEMAEGDAVTGRAPRQFPAAPGSFCAWGSPTEQKEFLG, from the coding sequence GTGACGGTACATTATCGCGATCTTCGTTATATCCGCCTGGCGGTGGACGATCTGGCCAGGGCGGAAGGCTTCGCCGGGGATGTCCTGGGCCTGCAGGCCTCGGGACGTCAGGACGGCATCGCCTGGTTCCGGTCGGATTCCCGCGCCTATTCGCTGTGCCTGTCCGATAGGGCGGACAGCGCCGTGGCGTTGAGCGTCGCGGACCGGACCATGCTGGATGCGGTCGGCGCGCGGTTGCAGGCGGCGGGTGTCGCGGTGACGGAACTGTCGGACGACGATTGCGCCGCGCGCTGGATCAAGGCCGGGCTGACCTGTACCGCGCCGAACGGTGTTCCCGTCGAGATCGTGATGCGGCCGCTGGAATCCGGCTGGCGTTATCACGGGCCGCGCGATGCCGGGATCACCGGTCTGCAGGCGGTCTCGCTGGCCTGCACCGATATCGCGGCGAATGAAGATTTCTGGACCGGGGCCGTCGGCCTGACCGTGTCCGATTGGGCCGGCGACGCCTGCTATCTGCGGCTCGGCGACCGGCACCACGACATCGTGCTCTACCCGTCGGAGCGTGACGGCATCTTCGCCGTCGATTTCGCGGTCGAGGGCATCAACAACGTGATGCAGAACTTCTATCACCTGCAGGCGCGGCAATATCCCATCGTCCAGGGACCGGGGCGGCGTCCGGCCTCCAATGCGGTCTTCGTCGTGACGCGCGGGCCGGGCGGCGTGCTGTTCGGCTATGGCGCGGAGATGGCGGAAGGCGACGCGGTGACCGGCCGCGCGCCGCGCCAGTTCCCGGCCGCGCCGGGCAGTTTCTGCGCCTGGGGATCGCCGACGGAACAGAAGGAATTTCTGGGATGA
- a CDS encoding VOC family protein: MIDLKDVVYCRLGTADLAEAERFAVDILGLEVADRFKGEIQFKSDDRDYTLSYFEGDLADQATAFHLASAAELEAAAATLEKLGHKVEHGSADACAIRKVRAFIAFNDPTGNRIELVVRPAHSGRRYHGSRDAGITGFSHVGLCSTDPARDEIFWTTVCNARVSDRIGDAPLMRLNTIHHTIALFPFHQAGIQHINHQVASTDDIQRSWNMLRERGVTITFGPGRHPTSSAQFLYFSGPNGLTFEYSTGVREIHDEPGWRDRQFPFEPVGFCQWGAKPNIAAFKD; this comes from the coding sequence ATGATCGACCTAAAGGACGTCGTCTATTGCCGTCTGGGCACCGCCGATCTGGCGGAGGCCGAACGCTTCGCCGTCGATATCCTGGGCCTGGAAGTCGCCGACCGGTTCAAGGGCGAGATCCAGTTCAAATCCGACGACCGGGACTACACCCTGTCCTATTTCGAGGGCGACCTGGCGGATCAGGCCACGGCATTCCATCTGGCGAGCGCCGCCGAGCTGGAGGCCGCCGCCGCGACCCTGGAGAAATTGGGCCACAAGGTCGAACACGGCAGCGCCGACGCCTGCGCAATCCGCAAGGTGCGCGCCTTCATCGCCTTCAACGATCCGACCGGGAACCGCATCGAACTGGTCGTCCGCCCGGCCCATTCCGGCCGCCGCTATCACGGATCGCGCGATGCCGGGATCACCGGGTTCAGCCATGTCGGCCTGTGCAGCACCGACCCGGCGCGGGACGAAATCTTCTGGACCACGGTCTGCAACGCCCGCGTTTCGGACCGGATCGGCGATGCGCCGCTGATGCGCCTGAACACGATCCACCACACGATCGCGCTGTTCCCCTTCCACCAGGCGGGCATTCAGCACATCAACCATCAGGTCGCATCGACCGACGATATCCAACGCTCCTGGAACATGCTGCGGGAGCGCGGGGTGACGATCACCTTCGGGCCGGGGCGGCATCCGACCTCGTCGGCGCAGTTCCTGTATTTCAGCGGTCCGAACGGCCTGACCTTCGAATATTCCACCGGCGTGCGGGAAATCCATGACGAGCCGGGCTGGCGCGACCGCCAGTTCCCGTTCGAGCCCGTCGGCTTTTGCCAATGGGGCGCCAAACCCAACATCGCCGCCTTCAAGGATTGA
- a CDS encoding class II aldolase/adducin family protein translates to MTDRQDEAALARQVRIAARALGRHGLVHAYGHCSARLDAETFLVCPPKPMGLTEPGEACTRVPVNGPLPDGVLGEVRLHQHIYRRRPDAGGVVRFMSPNMMTLAALGRVPAARNGFGCYFSPGAGLWDDPQLIRDDEKAVGAIDAMGDSAAVLMRGNGAVTAGDSLIEAVVLAWYLEDACRIELDALRTGLAETAPTIGPEAAKARATKAGQIFERMWAHLTAGDPELA, encoded by the coding sequence ATGACGGACAGACAAGACGAGGCCGCCCTGGCGCGGCAGGTGCGCATCGCCGCGCGGGCGCTGGGCCGCCACGGGCTGGTTCATGCCTATGGCCATTGCTCGGCCCGGCTGGATGCGGAGACCTTCCTGGTCTGTCCGCCCAAGCCGATGGGCCTGACCGAACCGGGCGAGGCCTGTACCCGCGTGCCGGTCAACGGACCGCTGCCCGACGGCGTGTTGGGGGAGGTGCGCCTGCACCAGCATATCTATCGCCGCCGTCCGGACGCGGGCGGGGTGGTGCGGTTCATGTCGCCGAACATGATGACCCTGGCCGCCCTGGGCCGGGTGCCAGCCGCGCGCAACGGCTTCGGCTGCTATTTCAGCCCCGGCGCCGGATTGTGGGACGACCCGCAGCTGATCCGCGATGACGAAAAGGCCGTCGGCGCCATCGATGCGATGGGCGACTCCGCCGCCGTTCTGATGCGCGGCAATGGCGCGGTCACGGCGGGGGACAGCCTGATCGAGGCGGTGGTCCTGGCCTGGTATCTGGAAGACGCCTGCCGCATCGAACTGGACGCCCTGCGCACCGGCCTGGCCGAAACCGCGCCGACCATCGGTCCGGAAGCCGCCAAGGCGCGCGCCACAAAGGCCGGTCAGATCTTCGAACGCATGTGGGCCCATCTGACCGCCGGCGACCCCGAACTGGCCTGA